The Geotalea uraniireducens Rf4 genome window below encodes:
- a CDS encoding DsbC family protein, with the protein MTIISRKFCAGLLLALACTSAAFAASAALKPEEAFKQAYPQVKVDSFEPADINGIYQVVTGQNVLYYVPEKDYVILGEIFTKDGKSITAERKGRLAAKLVESLPLEKAVKIGDGKKVVIEFTDPDCPYCRKASEFLAKKTDVTRYVYFAPMAHPAAISKIQYILSSENKAKAYGEMMLGMEIPKAAPAVSNEVKSLAQEHMELAKKMGVQGTPTFFISGQQVVGADLAKIDQLLK; encoded by the coding sequence ATGACGATCATCAGCAGAAAGTTTTGCGCAGGATTGCTACTGGCCTTGGCTTGCACCTCGGCCGCTTTTGCCGCATCCGCAGCCTTGAAGCCCGAAGAGGCCTTCAAGCAGGCCTACCCCCAGGTAAAGGTGGACAGTTTCGAACCTGCAGACATCAATGGCATTTACCAGGTGGTCACGGGTCAGAATGTCCTCTATTACGTGCCTGAGAAGGATTACGTGATTTTGGGAGAGATTTTCACCAAGGATGGTAAGAGCATCACTGCGGAGAGAAAAGGGCGACTGGCAGCGAAGCTCGTGGAGAGCCTCCCTCTGGAGAAGGCAGTGAAGATCGGTGACGGAAAGAAGGTCGTCATTGAATTTACCGATCCCGACTGTCCTTACTGCAGAAAAGCCTCTGAGTTCTTAGCCAAGAAAACCGACGTGACCCGCTATGTTTATTTTGCTCCCATGGCCCATCCCGCCGCGATCAGCAAGATCCAATACATCCTCAGTTCAGAGAACAAGGCAAAGGCCTATGGAGAGATGATGCTCGGCATGGAGATTCCAAAGGCTGCCCCTGCCGTCAGTAATGAGGTGAAGTCGCTGGCCCAGGAGCATATGGAACTGGCGAAAAAAATGGGTGTCCAGGGAACGCCTACGTTCTTCATCAGCGGACAGCAAGTGGTCGGAGCCGACCTGGCAAAGATCGACCAACTGCTCAAATAG
- a CDS encoding SpoIIE family protein phosphatase, with the protein MSTPLRVLIVDFSEDDVGLLVRALQACGYDPAYDVVETYAAMKEAIVNHSWDVVISKYALPFFNARSALSLCREINQDLPFMIISDSTDEYTAAQAMTPAANDYFLKAYLTRLVPAVKRELQEAEERRKRRDAEEALVRSEHRYKRLVAAVTDYIYTVKIENGQVSSTSHGPGCVTVTGYTPEEYHDNQHLWYQMILEDDRQRVMEHAGALLSGMDVPSIEHRIIHKDDSIRWVKNTIVPRHNELGSLVGYDGLISDITERKQAETSLRLQSAALEAAANAIVITDHTGDIIWVNPAFTLLTGYCQEEVVHQNLRFLKSGKHDDGFYRHLWETINSGMVWHGETTNRHKSGYYYLEEQTITPVMDERGKICHFVAVKQNITERKLAEKALLENIQMSREMEIAKRIQLSLLPAFPPKLYGVQCASRCVPATHVGGDYYDFFHHSENSIDMVIADVSGHSVGAALIMAETRSALRVQVNAANSTTTILSDLNDLLFEDLSKAELFISMFYIKYNSLKRQLTYSNAGHNPPLLFRPSEMSFTELDAEGLILGVQRDVDFEEKNIQLYVGDLLVLYTDGIVEARNATGDFFGRERLCTVLADKHNDAPETVVNAVLEEIACFTGTTVFQDDISLVILKTV; encoded by the coding sequence ATGAGTACACCGCTCCGAGTTTTAATAGTTGATTTCTCTGAAGACGATGTCGGACTTTTGGTCAGGGCACTTCAAGCCTGTGGCTATGATCCGGCATATGATGTGGTTGAAACGTATGCGGCGATGAAGGAAGCAATCGTCAACCACTCATGGGACGTTGTCATTTCAAAATACGCCCTCCCCTTCTTCAACGCCCGCTCAGCCTTGTCCTTATGCAGGGAAATCAATCAGGACCTGCCGTTCATGATTATCTCCGATTCGACCGACGAATATACGGCAGCCCAGGCCATGACACCCGCAGCCAACGATTATTTCCTGAAAGCGTATCTGACACGATTGGTCCCGGCCGTTAAACGGGAACTGCAGGAGGCTGAGGAACGGCGCAAACGGAGGGATGCGGAAGAGGCCCTCGTCCGGAGTGAGCATAGGTACAAGCGGCTTGTCGCGGCAGTCACAGACTACATTTACACCGTCAAAATCGAGAATGGGCAGGTGAGCAGTACTTCGCATGGGCCGGGTTGTGTGACGGTAACCGGCTATACTCCTGAGGAATACCATGATAACCAGCATCTCTGGTATCAGATGATTCTCGAAGATGACCGTCAGAGGGTGATGGAGCATGCCGGCGCGCTCCTTTCGGGCATGGATGTTCCGTCCATCGAGCATCGCATTATCCATAAGGATGACTCAATCCGCTGGGTAAAGAACACCATCGTTCCACGACACAACGAACTGGGCTCACTTGTTGGATACGATGGCCTTATTTCAGACATCACCGAACGCAAGCAGGCTGAAACGTCTCTCCGTCTCCAGAGCGCAGCATTGGAAGCCGCAGCCAACGCCATTGTCATAACCGATCACACTGGCGACATCATCTGGGTAAATCCGGCTTTTACCCTGCTCACAGGTTATTGCCAGGAAGAAGTCGTCCACCAGAATCTTCGTTTTCTCAAATCCGGCAAACATGATGACGGGTTCTATCGGCACCTGTGGGAAACAATCAATAGCGGCATGGTCTGGCACGGCGAAACAACAAACCGGCACAAAAGCGGCTATTATTACCTGGAGGAACAGACCATTACTCCCGTAATGGATGAAAGAGGGAAAATATGTCATTTTGTTGCCGTAAAACAGAACATTACAGAACGTAAGCTGGCGGAAAAGGCCCTTTTGGAGAACATCCAGATGTCACGGGAGATGGAAATCGCCAAGCGGATACAGCTTTCCCTCCTGCCGGCATTTCCTCCCAAGCTGTACGGTGTCCAGTGCGCCAGCCGATGTGTGCCGGCCACCCACGTTGGTGGTGATTACTATGATTTTTTCCACCACAGTGAAAACAGCATTGACATGGTTATTGCCGACGTTTCCGGGCACAGTGTCGGTGCAGCACTTATAATGGCTGAAACACGCAGTGCTTTGCGGGTACAGGTCAATGCCGCCAATTCGACGACTACGATCCTGTCCGACCTCAATGATCTTCTATTCGAAGATCTGAGCAAGGCGGAACTTTTCATCAGCATGTTTTACATCAAATACAATTCCCTCAAACGTCAGCTCACCTATTCCAATGCAGGGCACAATCCCCCCTTGCTGTTCCGCCCAAGCGAAATGTCTTTCACCGAACTTGACGCGGAAGGATTGATCCTCGGGGTACAACGAGACGTTGATTTTGAGGAAAAGAATATCCAGCTTTACGTAGGGGACCTTTTGGTACTCTATACAGACGGCATTGTTGAAGCGCGAAATGCAACCGGCGATTTCTTCGGCCGGGAACGTCTCTGCACTGTTCTCGCCGATAAACATAACGACGCACCGGAAACGGTTGTGAATGCCGTACTTGAAGAAATAGCCTGTTTTACCGGCACCACGGTATTCCAGGACGACATATCATTGGTCATTCTCAAGACAGTGTGA
- a CDS encoding rhodanese-like domain-containing protein, which produces MYSPTRLIRKYLMPMIGLFLLLAVSAPLPAAEAEFKSISSERLKDMVDENKAFILIDARTKAEYQEAHIGKAINIPDKDFDGLVSLLPVDKHSLMIVYCNGIKCGKSKKVAVKAQAAGYDNILLYSEGFPVWEEKGMPIVAGPDYAKKIETSKLSPADIEKFIKEKKQDYVLVDVRDEFEFEEGHIPTAINIPAETFAVKSGVLPKEKKIIVYCNTGGRSYMAYRKLMKLAYPTIYQTIFTEWKEAKLPVEK; this is translated from the coding sequence ATGTATTCACCCACACGTTTAATCCGTAAGTATCTGATGCCGATGATCGGCCTTTTTTTGCTGCTGGCGGTTTCAGCTCCGCTGCCGGCAGCCGAAGCGGAGTTCAAAAGCATTTCCAGTGAAAGGTTGAAGGATATGGTCGATGAGAATAAGGCATTTATCCTGATTGACGCACGGACCAAGGCAGAATACCAGGAAGCCCATATCGGCAAGGCGATCAACATTCCCGATAAAGACTTCGATGGACTCGTTTCCCTTCTGCCCGTCGATAAACATTCCCTGATGATTGTCTATTGCAATGGCATCAAGTGCGGCAAGAGCAAGAAGGTAGCCGTCAAAGCGCAAGCTGCGGGATACGACAATATTCTCCTCTACAGCGAAGGATTTCCTGTCTGGGAAGAGAAGGGGATGCCGATTGTTGCCGGGCCCGATTATGCGAAAAAAATCGAGACGTCGAAATTGTCTCCAGCCGATATCGAAAAGTTCATAAAAGAAAAAAAGCAGGATTACGTGCTCGTTGATGTGCGTGATGAGTTCGAGTTTGAGGAAGGACACATTCCCACCGCCATCAACATCCCGGCCGAGACCTTTGCCGTAAAATCGGGGGTATTGCCCAAAGAGAAAAAGATCATAGTGTACTGCAATACGGGGGGACGGAGCTATATGGCGTATCGGAAGCTGATGAAACTGGCATATCCAACCATTTATCAAACTATTTTCACGGAGTGGAAGGAAGCGAAACTGCCGGTGGAGAAATAA
- a CDS encoding endonuclease Q family protein produces the protein MQFIADLHIHSRYSRACSRDLTPENLCRWGQLKGINVIGTGDFTHPLWMEELQEKLEPADNNLLILKKSLRPNNVPQSCRGEVNFLLSTEISCIYKKDGKTRKVHALVFVPDFASALRLNSALAKIGNIKSDGRPILGLDARKLLEMVLDISPTAMLVPAHAWTPHFSVFGAVSGFDSLEECFGDLTPHIYAIETGLSSDPAMNWRLSALDRITLISNSDAHSPAKLGREATIFDTEMSYNGIMEAIKSGKGLSGTIEFFPEEGKYHSDGHRECGMRLTPQETVQYDYRCPSCGKKVTVGVLHRVGKLADRPEGFKPPGSPSYYSIIPLQEVIAETLKVGPASKRVQQMYFGMLEKLGNEFSILLKIPPAEIAAAASPQIADAIGRMRTGNIRIEPGYDGEFGTIRIF, from the coding sequence ATGCAGTTTATTGCCGATCTCCACATCCATTCACGCTATTCAAGGGCGTGCAGCCGCGACCTCACCCCGGAAAACCTTTGCAGATGGGGACAATTGAAAGGGATCAACGTTATCGGTACTGGTGACTTTACCCATCCCCTCTGGATGGAAGAACTTCAAGAAAAACTCGAACCAGCCGATAACAACCTGTTGATTTTAAAGAAAAGTCTCCGGCCGAACAACGTGCCGCAATCCTGCCGCGGTGAGGTCAACTTTCTTCTCTCCACGGAAATCAGCTGTATCTACAAAAAAGATGGCAAAACACGCAAAGTCCACGCCCTCGTCTTTGTCCCCGATTTTGCCTCAGCATTGCGTCTCAACTCGGCTCTGGCTAAAATCGGCAATATCAAATCCGATGGCAGGCCGATCCTCGGACTGGATGCCAGGAAACTCCTGGAAATGGTCCTAGATATCTCCCCGACGGCAATGCTGGTGCCGGCCCACGCCTGGACACCACACTTTTCAGTCTTTGGCGCCGTATCAGGATTCGATTCACTGGAAGAATGCTTCGGCGATCTGACCCCTCACATTTACGCCATCGAGACCGGCCTCTCTTCCGACCCTGCCATGAACTGGCGGCTTTCGGCATTGGATCGGATAACCCTCATTTCCAATTCCGACGCCCATTCGCCCGCCAAGCTGGGGCGGGAGGCGACGATCTTCGATACGGAAATGTCGTACAACGGCATCATGGAGGCGATAAAGAGCGGAAAAGGATTGAGCGGCACAATAGAATTCTTCCCGGAAGAGGGGAAATATCATAGTGACGGTCATCGGGAATGCGGCATGCGATTGACACCGCAGGAAACCGTGCAGTATGACTACCGCTGTCCGTCCTGCGGCAAGAAAGTCACTGTCGGAGTGTTGCACAGGGTCGGAAAACTGGCAGACCGACCGGAAGGATTCAAACCGCCCGGTTCACCGTCATATTACTCCATCATACCGCTCCAGGAGGTGATTGCGGAGACATTAAAGGTGGGTCCTGCCAGCAAAAGGGTGCAGCAGATGTATTTCGGCATGCTGGAAAAGCTGGGGAATGAGTTCTCTATTCTCTTGAAAATACCGCCGGCAGAGATAGCTGCTGCCGCATCGCCGCAAATCGCCGACGCAATCGGCAGGATGCGCACTGGAAATATCCGTATCGAGCCGGGATATGACGGTGAGTTCGGCACGATACGGATATTCTGA
- a CDS encoding phosphotransacetylase family protein: MAKKIFIGATGQNCGKTTISVSLMHLARKKYNKVGFIKPIGPKIEIYDDFIVDMDAVLMAKAFGLEEDIAIMSPVALHKDFTKDYLNGRLDDLSLSDCIVEAVEELDSKYDLLIIEGAGHGGVGSVIGLNNARVAKMLNAPVVIVTDSGIGRVIDAVHLNLALYEREQADVRAIIVNKLLPKKRESVLGYLGKAFVNTGLQVIGGFNFSPVLANPTLGHICKLLKLPLHGNQDEKSRIINHIQLGAASSQRVIDGLLDSTLLILTSSRDELIVTLASLYHIPEYKAQIAGLVIAGHVPVSKISQQILDDSNIPYIRVEKTTATVFTALSEDVSKITAEDQEKLNWIKTNAERDVDFATIDALL, translated from the coding sequence ATGGCAAAAAAGATATTTATCGGTGCAACTGGTCAGAACTGTGGAAAGACCACCATAAGTGTATCTCTCATGCACCTGGCACGAAAGAAATACAACAAGGTGGGTTTCATCAAGCCGATCGGGCCTAAGATCGAGATTTACGATGACTTTATCGTGGACATGGATGCCGTGCTCATGGCAAAGGCATTCGGCCTGGAGGAAGACATCGCCATCATGTCTCCGGTTGCGCTCCACAAAGACTTTACAAAAGATTATCTGAACGGCAGACTGGATGACCTCTCTCTCAGCGATTGCATTGTCGAGGCTGTCGAAGAACTCGACAGCAAATATGACTTATTGATTATCGAAGGTGCGGGACATGGGGGCGTAGGTTCGGTTATCGGCCTGAACAACGCCAGGGTGGCAAAAATGCTTAATGCCCCGGTCGTCATTGTCACCGACAGCGGCATAGGGAGGGTCATCGATGCGGTCCACCTGAACCTGGCCCTCTACGAACGGGAACAGGCCGATGTTCGCGCAATCATCGTCAACAAGCTGCTCCCCAAGAAGCGGGAATCGGTCCTTGGTTACCTGGGAAAGGCATTTGTGAACACCGGCCTGCAGGTTATCGGCGGGTTCAACTTTTCGCCGGTCCTCGCCAATCCGACCCTCGGCCATATCTGCAAACTGCTTAAATTGCCACTGCATGGCAATCAAGACGAAAAGAGCCGCATCATCAACCATATTCAACTGGGAGCAGCCTCTTCCCAGCGGGTCATCGACGGGCTGCTCGATTCCACCCTGTTGATCCTGACCAGCTCCAGGGACGAGTTGATCGTAACCCTGGCTTCACTCTATCATATCCCGGAATACAAGGCCCAGATAGCCGGACTGGTGATAGCCGGACATGTGCCGGTGTCAAAGATCAGCCAGCAAATACTGGATGACAGCAATATCCCGTACATTCGCGTCGAAAAGACAACAGCCACCGTATTCACCGCCCTGTCGGAAGACGTCTCGAAAATTACCGCCGAGGACCAGGAAAAATTGAACTGGATCAAGACGAATGCCGAAAGGGATGTGGATTTCGCGACGATCGATGCGTTGCTGTGA
- a CDS encoding HD domain-containing protein, whose product MDAIALLKKYFVNQEAFEIVAKHSRMVADKALGIASALNAGIDLTFIEEAALVHDIGVSKIYAPKLNCYGKSPYICHGVLGREILEKEGFPVHAMVCERHIGVGLTVDDIIRQKMPLPVREMCPLSQEEKIICFADLYYSKNPESLSRENSHEEVRTALKKFGTHKVAIFDQWLAELGKP is encoded by the coding sequence ATGGATGCAATCGCTCTTCTGAAAAAGTATTTTGTAAACCAGGAAGCGTTCGAAATTGTTGCGAAACACAGCCGCATGGTCGCAGACAAGGCCTTGGGAATTGCCTCGGCTCTAAATGCCGGGATTGATTTAACCTTTATCGAAGAAGCGGCCCTGGTTCACGACATCGGTGTTTCAAAGATTTATGCCCCGAAGTTGAACTGCTATGGCAAGTCCCCTTACATATGCCATGGCGTGCTGGGGAGGGAGATTCTCGAAAAGGAAGGCTTTCCTGTTCACGCCATGGTGTGTGAGCGCCATATCGGCGTCGGGCTCACAGTGGATGATATTATCCGGCAAAAAATGCCCCTGCCGGTCAGGGAAATGTGCCCACTCAGCCAGGAAGAAAAGATTATCTGCTTTGCCGACCTGTATTATTCCAAAAACCCTGAGAGCCTTTCCAGAGAAAACTCCCATGAGGAAGTGAGAACCGCCCTGAAGAAGTTCGGTACGCACAAGGTCGCTATTTTCGATCAGTGGCTTGCTGAATTGGGAAAGCCCTGA
- a CDS encoding selenium metabolism-associated LysR family transcriptional regulator: MNLKQLEVFLAVAESGSFSKGAEATFITQSTVSQHISALEKEFGVKLLDRTGKGALLTEGGKILLQHARQIIADTRHMTTAMNRFKGVEHTSLIVGGSNIPGDHMLPDALPLLLQRFPTLTVTVLHSDSHEILDKISKEEIEIGIVGSRFEEEGFTFTPLGHDEIKLAVSPRHRWNGRNGISISELGEETYVLREPGSGTGKTVKEALSKAGIDIADLKVKAFIGSNEAIKYAVGSGLGISFVSEISIRKEIGRGELAALHIKGVNLSRQFYLAQRSGRELSPAAAAFAEILLQMYGLPQ; the protein is encoded by the coding sequence TTGAACCTCAAGCAATTGGAAGTATTTCTCGCAGTGGCAGAAAGCGGCAGCTTCTCCAAAGGGGCCGAGGCGACTTTTATCACCCAGTCCACGGTAAGCCAGCACATATCCGCCCTGGAAAAGGAGTTTGGCGTCAAGCTTCTCGACCGGACCGGCAAGGGTGCGCTTTTAACCGAGGGGGGAAAAATTCTGCTGCAACATGCGCGGCAGATTATTGCCGACACGCGCCATATGACTACGGCCATGAACCGTTTCAAGGGGGTGGAACATACCTCCCTAATAGTCGGCGGCAGCAACATTCCCGGTGATCACATGCTTCCCGATGCCCTGCCTTTGCTCCTCCAACGTTTTCCCACCTTGACCGTCACCGTTTTGCATAGCGACAGCCATGAAATCCTGGACAAGATAAGCAAGGAAGAGATCGAAATCGGAATCGTCGGAAGTCGATTTGAAGAAGAAGGCTTCACCTTCACCCCCCTCGGTCACGACGAGATCAAACTCGCGGTAAGCCCTCGGCACCGATGGAATGGACGCAATGGGATAAGTATTTCCGAGCTTGGAGAAGAGACGTATGTGCTCCGCGAACCGGGATCGGGGACTGGAAAAACCGTCAAGGAAGCGTTGTCAAAGGCGGGTATCGACATTGCCGATCTGAAGGTGAAGGCGTTCATCGGCAGCAACGAGGCAATTAAATACGCGGTCGGAAGCGGCCTCGGCATATCTTTCGTTTCCGAAATATCCATAAGGAAAGAGATTGGCCGGGGAGAGCTTGCAGCCCTGCATATCAAAGGGGTGAACTTGTCGCGCCAATTCTACCTGGCACAGCGGTCAGGACGTGAGCTGTCGCCTGCAGCCGCGGCCTTTGCGGAAATACTTTTGCAGATGTACGGTTTGCCTCAGTAG
- a CDS encoding cation-translocating P-type ATPase: protein MEWHQLSIEDVFAEFRSSRQGLSDGEAEQRLTVNGPNELLEKRARMPLVMFLSQFGDFMILVLLGAAFLAGSTGNPGDMLLIIAIVILNAIIGFIQEFRAERAIIALKRMAGQVADVLRAGQLKSIDAREIVPGDLVLLKTGDVVPADLRLVDGVQLKLVESSLTGESFPVEKDGRRLSDPRLPLGERKNMAYKGTIVSAGRGMGIVVATGMATELGKIAAMIQAEGEAKTPLQRRLAAFGRRLAVVVLFVCAMVFIIGYLRGESPLLMFMTAISLAVAVIPEALPAVVTISLALGAGKMVKQNALIRRLPAVETLGAITYICTDKTGTLTQNRMTVTELFLDGAAISPGFAANGAGGGAVDAESTLSHLLIAAALCNDARKDNGDNMTGDPTDVALYVLALGYGLDPLRLAAQFPRIAELPFDSDRKCMTSFHHGPDGIVSFTKGAVEALVDRAGGIMSAAGVEHLDRGVFIRQNELMAASGMRVLAVAMRKWDKMPGSISSDVVERDLTMLGLAGMTDPPREEALPAVSLCRSAGIVPVMITGDHPVTALAIARKLEMLEEDGERMLTGRELDDLSLEEFERRVEHIRVYARVAPEQKLKIVQALKDKGHFVAMTGDGVNDAPALKRADIGIAMGMTGTDVAKEAAAMILLDDNFATIVNAVREGRRIYANILKFITYSITSNMGTLVLVVLAPFFGMPLPLLPVQILWLNLLCDSLPGLALAVEPAERDTMCRPPVNPAAGIFAEGRWWFMARYGLMIGALALSLQAYASGRGLPWQTMVFSFLVISRMAMAVSVRSDRLSLFQLGLFGNIPLVGAIIITCALQSCVVWIPALNSLFSTSPLSFTEFSIILVLSSVVLLVTEAEKLILSRRRNSRVF from the coding sequence ATGGAGTGGCATCAGCTTTCCATAGAGGATGTGTTCGCAGAATTCCGTTCATCCCGTCAGGGCCTCAGTGACGGCGAGGCGGAGCAGCGGCTGACGGTTAACGGGCCTAACGAACTGCTGGAAAAACGGGCAAGAATGCCACTTGTTATGTTTCTTTCCCAGTTTGGCGACTTCATGATCCTCGTTCTCCTGGGAGCTGCTTTTCTGGCCGGAAGTACCGGTAATCCGGGCGATATGCTGCTGATCATTGCCATTGTCATCCTCAACGCGATCATTGGTTTTATTCAGGAGTTTCGGGCAGAACGGGCAATCATCGCGCTCAAGCGTATGGCCGGCCAAGTGGCCGATGTCCTGAGGGCTGGTCAGCTGAAGTCGATTGATGCCCGGGAAATCGTTCCGGGTGATCTGGTGCTGCTTAAGACGGGCGATGTGGTGCCGGCAGACCTCCGGCTGGTGGATGGGGTGCAGCTGAAGCTGGTGGAATCGTCCCTGACCGGAGAGTCGTTTCCCGTGGAAAAGGATGGCAGGCGCCTCAGCGATCCCCGTCTTCCCTTGGGTGAGCGAAAAAACATGGCATACAAGGGGACCATTGTGTCTGCCGGTCGGGGTATGGGGATAGTAGTCGCAACCGGCATGGCTACCGAGCTTGGTAAAATTGCCGCCATGATCCAGGCGGAAGGTGAAGCGAAGACCCCATTACAGCGGAGACTGGCTGCTTTTGGCCGACGACTTGCCGTTGTCGTACTTTTCGTCTGCGCCATGGTCTTCATTATCGGTTATTTGCGCGGAGAATCTCCACTCCTGATGTTCATGACCGCCATCTCCCTTGCCGTGGCTGTCATACCTGAGGCCCTCCCGGCCGTGGTCACCATTTCACTGGCACTCGGGGCGGGGAAGATGGTGAAGCAGAACGCCCTGATTCGCAGGCTTCCGGCCGTAGAGACCCTCGGCGCAATAACCTACATCTGCACGGATAAAACCGGCACCTTGACCCAGAACAGGATGACGGTGACAGAGCTCTTTCTTGACGGTGCTGCCATCTCGCCCGGTTTTGCCGCCAACGGGGCGGGAGGGGGCGCTGTCGACGCAGAATCAACGCTTTCACACCTTTTGATAGCCGCTGCCCTTTGCAACGATGCCCGGAAGGACAACGGAGACAACATGACCGGCGATCCGACGGATGTTGCCCTCTACGTCCTGGCCCTCGGTTATGGACTTGACCCTTTGAGGTTGGCGGCTCAGTTCCCACGCATTGCTGAACTTCCCTTCGATTCGGACCGGAAATGCATGACCAGTTTTCACCATGGGCCAGACGGCATCGTATCCTTTACCAAAGGAGCTGTAGAGGCGCTTGTAGACAGGGCTGGCGGCATCATGTCCGCCGCCGGTGTCGAGCATCTGGACAGGGGGGTATTTATCCGTCAGAACGAGCTCATGGCTGCCTCAGGGATGCGCGTACTTGCCGTTGCCATGAGAAAGTGGGACAAGATGCCGGGCAGCATATCCAGCGACGTGGTGGAAAGGGATTTAACGATGCTCGGGCTGGCAGGCATGACGGACCCTCCCCGGGAAGAGGCTTTGCCGGCCGTGTCGCTATGCAGGTCTGCGGGCATAGTCCCGGTCATGATTACCGGCGACCATCCGGTTACGGCGCTGGCCATAGCGCGAAAGCTGGAAATGCTGGAAGAAGACGGCGAAAGGATGCTCACTGGTCGGGAGTTGGATGATCTGTCACTGGAGGAGTTCGAACGACGGGTCGAGCATATTCGGGTCTATGCCAGGGTGGCGCCGGAGCAGAAACTGAAAATCGTCCAGGCCCTGAAGGACAAGGGGCACTTCGTTGCCATGACCGGCGACGGGGTAAACGACGCTCCTGCATTGAAGCGGGCCGATATCGGCATTGCCATGGGAATGACCGGCACCGATGTGGCGAAGGAGGCTGCGGCGATGATCCTCCTCGATGACAACTTCGCCACCATAGTCAATGCGGTGAGGGAGGGGAGGCGTATCTACGCCAACATCCTCAAGTTCATAACCTATTCGATAACGTCCAACATGGGAACCCTCGTGCTCGTTGTCCTCGCCCCTTTTTTCGGCATGCCTCTGCCGCTTCTTCCGGTTCAGATCCTCTGGCTGAACCTTCTGTGCGACAGCCTTCCAGGTCTGGCTCTGGCCGTTGAGCCTGCGGAGCGGGACACCATGTGCCGGCCGCCGGTCAACCCTGCGGCAGGGATCTTTGCCGAGGGAAGGTGGTGGTTTATGGCGCGTTACGGTCTTATGATCGGCGCGTTGGCTCTTTCGCTTCAGGCCTATGCATCAGGACGCGGCCTTCCATGGCAGACAATGGTTTTCAGCTTCCTGGTCATCAGCAGAATGGCCATGGCCGTTTCTGTTCGCTCAGACCGGCTGTCACTGTTTCAACTGGGACTTTTCGGCAACATTCCCCTTGTCGGCGCGATTATCATAACGTGCGCCCTGCAATCCTGCGTGGTATGGATTCCAGCCCTGAATTCCCTGTTCTCCACATCTCCACTCTCCTTCACTGAGTTCTCTATCATTCTGGTGTTGTCATCGGTGGTCTTGTTGGTCACGGAGGCGGAGAAACTGATATTGAGCCGCAGGAGAAACAGCCGGGTTTTCTAG
- a CDS encoding transglutaminase-like domain-containing protein has translation MMKRLLLLLVVVMFVAAAPAAWAKSRGGVVTIEVDLSARDAGKETKLWLPYPVSDVDQVVTDVKVIGDYATSAVYTDRTYGTPMLYAQWDKDARSRKLSFSFAVERQEMIRRDFPATEAAWSPLDYSRYLAATSLGPVDGEIKQLADKITNGKKSVLEKAKAIYDWTCENTYRDPDTRGCGKGDVCALLKKPGGKCTDISSVFIALARAAGVPAREIFGIRLGKKAEEDITGWQHCWAEFFLPGYGWVPADPADVRKAMLVEKLKPEDAKTREYHDYFWGGIDPYRVRLAVGRDLILNPLQAGAPLNTFGYPYAEVGGKTVDWLDPKSFTYKIIYREK, from the coding sequence ATGATGAAGAGATTACTGTTGTTGCTGGTTGTTGTGATGTTTGTGGCTGCCGCTCCTGCGGCGTGGGCCAAGAGCAGGGGAGGGGTAGTGACTATCGAGGTCGATCTTTCGGCCCGGGACGCGGGTAAGGAAACGAAACTCTGGCTTCCTTATCCGGTTTCCGATGTCGATCAGGTCGTCACCGACGTGAAGGTTATTGGCGATTATGCCACGTCTGCGGTTTATACCGATCGTACCTACGGCACTCCCATGCTTTACGCACAGTGGGACAAAGATGCCCGGAGCCGTAAACTGTCATTTTCCTTTGCCGTTGAAAGGCAGGAGATGATACGTCGTGATTTTCCCGCCACAGAGGCTGCCTGGAGCCCGCTTGATTACAGCCGATACCTGGCGGCCACCAGCCTCGGTCCCGTCGACGGTGAAATAAAGCAGCTTGCGGACAAGATAACCAACGGGAAAAAGAGCGTGCTGGAAAAGGCAAAGGCAATCTATGACTGGACCTGCGAGAATACTTACCGCGATCCGGACACCCGCGGTTGCGGCAAAGGGGATGTCTGCGCTCTTTTGAAAAAGCCGGGCGGCAAATGTACGGATATTTCTTCGGTCTTCATTGCTCTGGCACGGGCAGCCGGTGTGCCGGCCCGGGAAATTTTCGGCATTCGCCTCGGCAAGAAGGCTGAGGAAGACATCACCGGTTGGCAGCACTGCTGGGCGGAGTTCTTTCTTCCCGGTTACGGATGGGTGCCGGCCGATCCGGCGGATGTGCGCAAGGCAATGCTCGTGGAAAAGCTGAAACCCGAAGACGCCAAGACCAGGGAATATCACGATTATTTTTGGGGCGGCATCGATCCGTACCGCGTCAGGCTTGCGGTCGGCCGCGATCTGATTCTCAATCCGCTCCAGGCCGGGGCGCCGCTCAACACCTTCGGCTATCCTTATGCCGAGGTGGGGGGCAAAACCGTAGACTGGCTTGATCCGAAGTCGTTTACCTACAAAATAATTTATCGCGAGAAGTAG